AGCACTAGGATTTGATATAGTACAATCTGTTTCTAATGCAAAAGACTATATAACTAATGCTATAAGACATAGCTTTGATATAGGTGGAGGAGTAGGACCAGTACACCATTTTTATGAATTTGACTCAAATAAATAGATATAAGCATTTAAAAGGGAGAGATGAAATTATGTTTGAATTATTAAATAAAGTTAAAGAAATTAACCCATTAGTACTTCATTATACTAACGAAGTTACAATTAATGATTGTGCAAATATAACTTTAGCGATAGGTGCAAGTCCACTGATGAGTTATTCTTATGAAGAAGCAGAAGAGATAATACCTATTGCAAGTTCTGTAGTAATAAATATTGGAACAATGAATTCCTCTCATAGAGAATTATTTATAAAGGCTGGGAAAATAGCAAATAAGCATAAAAAGCCAGTTATATTAGATCCAGTAGGGGTGTTTGCTACACCTTCAAGATCTTTGTTAGTGGAAACTTTATTAAACGAAGTAAAGTTTGACGTAATTAAAGGTAATGCAGCTGAAATTAAGTACATAGGTGGATTTAATGTAAAAGGAAAAGGTGTAGATTCATTTGACGATGATGAAAACATAGACGATATTATTAAGAAAGTTGCTAAAAAACTAGAATGTGTGGTAGTAGCTACTGGAAAAGTAGATGTAGTAACTGATGGCGATAAAATTATAAAAATACACAATGGAACTCCTAAATTAAAAGGAATAACAGGAACTGGATGTATGAGTGCTAGTTTAATAGGGAGTTATTTAGGAGCGAGTAATGAAATTTTAAATTCTGCAGCAATGGGTGTTCTTACAATGAGCTTATGTGGAGAATTAGTAGATATAGATAATATAGGAATAGGAAGCTTTAAAGTAAATTTAATGGACAATATATACAAATTAAATGAAGATGAGTTAAAAGAGTCTTCAAGGGTGGAGGTATTTTAATGAAATTTACAGATTGCTTATTTGAAGAAGTTAAAGACATATGGGAAAGTTATTTAAATCACCCATTTGTAAGAGAAATAGGAGAAGGAACTTTACCAAAAGATAAATTTAAAAGATATCTTATACAAGATTACTTATATTTAAAAGAATTTGCTAAAGTTTTTGCAATGGGAGTAATAAAAGCAGATACAGTTAAAGAAATGAAGTTTTTTAATAAAGCGGCTAAGGGGTCTATGGAAGATGAAACTGCTATACATGTTGAATATATGAAAAAATTAGGAGTGCCTCCGATTGAGGCTGAAAAATGTAAATATGAACTAGTTTCAAGTAGCTACACAAGTTACATGCAAGCTGTTTCATTAACAGGAGGAGTTAAAGAAATTGTAATGGCTACATTACCTTGTAACTGGAGTTACAATTATATAGGTCATTATTTATATGAAACTTATAAAGATAGTTTAGATAATAATTATTATAAAGAATGGATAGAGATGTATGCAGATCAAGAATTTGATGATGTATTAATAGATTGGTTAGAATACACAAATGAGTTATGCAAAGATTTAACTGAAGATGAGACAAAGAAGCTTAAAGAAATATTTGTTAAATCGAGTTTATATGAATTAGATTTTTGGAATATGGCATATGAAGAGGCGAAGAAAAAATGTCAAGCGTAGTAATTATAATAATAAGTTTAGT
The nucleotide sequence above comes from Paraclostridium bifermentans. Encoded proteins:
- the thiM gene encoding hydroxyethylthiazole kinase: MFELLNKVKEINPLVLHYTNEVTINDCANITLAIGASPLMSYSYEEAEEIIPIASSVVINIGTMNSSHRELFIKAGKIANKHKKPVILDPVGVFATPSRSLLVETLLNEVKFDVIKGNAAEIKYIGGFNVKGKGVDSFDDDENIDDIIKKVAKKLECVVVATGKVDVVTDGDKIIKIHNGTPKLKGITGTGCMSASLIGSYLGASNEILNSAAMGVLTMSLCGELVDIDNIGIGSFKVNLMDNIYKLNEDELKESSRVEVF
- the tenA gene encoding thiaminase II — translated: MKFTDCLFEEVKDIWESYLNHPFVREIGEGTLPKDKFKRYLIQDYLYLKEFAKVFAMGVIKADTVKEMKFFNKAAKGSMEDETAIHVEYMKKLGVPPIEAEKCKYELVSSSYTSYMQAVSLTGGVKEIVMATLPCNWSYNYIGHYLYETYKDSLDNNYYKEWIEMYADQEFDDVLIDWLEYTNELCKDLTEDETKKLKEIFVKSSLYELDFWNMAYEEAKKKCQA